CTCGGAGAAGAGAACGTTCTCGGAATCTATATAAACACTAACAAGACGGGGTCGATCGCGAAGAGGATCCTGTCAAATATTTCACATATTCGAGACAGGCAGGTGTTGATGTAGTGCGACGAAGAGCCGCGTCTTATAAGAAAGGATCGAAAAGACATGCTGTTTTCCACTGCAAACGAGTCGTTAATATCGACCCTGCGGAGTTCTGAAAGTTTCCTCGCTTGAATGTTATTGACATAAAGCCAGGACAGAAGATTGGTGATCGCGCTATGCCACCCTGATATCGTTTTTGTTTCAAGTGTCGGAAGGACATTTGCAAATACATCAGCCCAAGCGATCACCCTCTCTGTAGGCTTATATCCATCGAGTACATCGAGGGGGAACAGAAACTTGGTGTCTGGTGTATATTCTACGTTTACCCATGGAAATCGACCCGGAAAGTTACGCTTTCGTCGATTTGCAAAAATCGGAACCAGCGATTTGTCCGCTGCAAGCGCCCTCATCCCCGCGTAAATGGTTGCCACGTGATGGGTATGCGCCTTGGCTTGGCCATGCTTACGCACCTCGGCAATGTAGTCGCCAAACATCTCGGACGACAGATCATCTGAGGTTCTCACCGTCGAGCATGTCAGGAGCATTAAAAAATCGACCTTGAGACCGTTTACCTTTCGCTGAAGTGTGTAGTTGTCTTTGTCTTCTCGATGGGCTGTAAATGTGTCTAAAATACTGCGCCAAATCCTGAGCGTCGCGTCAGACATAACCCACTGATCAATGCCATTCTTGTCATAGTAGAAGGCCTTAGTGCGGTATGGTCGGAGGAGGATGAGCCGATCAGCTAGGTAAAAGATGAAAGCATCGTAAATTAGCGTTCGCTCTTGTTGCGCGGGGCGATCTCGCCCCTCAGAGCGGCTAAAATACATTCGCTCCTCCTCTGCCCTCCTGTATAGTGCGACAACAAATGAACTCACATCGTCGCTCGACAACAGAAGACTGTCCAGGGCCGGGCAAGTCAATTGTCGAACACGTTTGGGCGTTAAAATCTGGCGTAATGAATCAAGTGTCTGGCCGATGGCGGCTGAAAGGATAGTTCGTTGCGCATCGACTGACATGGCAAGCAGCGCCTTCGCATATTCGCGCGAGGTCATCTCGCCGCGACATCCGCCCAATTCCCATGCTTCTTGGGGAATTTTCGTAAAAGCGGTGCGAGCGCAGTGGTAGTAGACAACACCCTGCGTATTTGTGAGCATGTTGCCCTGAAATGCGGCGATGATCGGTTGGCCAAGAGAGCCCTTCATACGCGACTCTTCAGAAAGCATGTCGACAAGGTAAAGAAATATGCGTCGATGAAAATCGACAAAGTGCAGTCGTATGCCTTGCATGTCGATATCCGACCGAATCAAAATATCGCCCGTTTCATTTATGGCGACCGACTTGTGCGATGATGCCCTGTAAACCCGAGCTAGCCTAAAGGCATTTATTTCGGGCGCGTGCATCACATTTTCTCCGACAGGAGGTTGCGAAGGGCATTTCCAGTGCGGCTTGAAGACTTTGCATAACTCTCTTGCGACGCTACTGAGTAGTGATGCATGCAGCGCTGACGGTCATATGGGTCGGGAAGCAAATCTTCGAGCATGCACTTATAAGAGTGGCGCGCGACATGGCTGCCTAAGCCGACAAGTTTGCTGTGCCCGGCATTCTCCAAAGCTCTCGCGAAAATTTTTCTCGCGTTGCTCATCTTCAGCGGTTTGCCGAAAGCTGGGTGACGAAAACTCTCGTTGATGTAAAAGTATGGATGGGACTTAAAAATCTGCTCGGGAACAGCGGAGTAGACCTCCGATCGCATGCGTCTTAAAAGGTCCTGCCATAGAACAGCGTACTCAGCATTTATCCAGAAACCCTGCGAAACAAGAAGATGCTGGTTGTCAAACGTCATTCCCTTCCAACCGATTGACTCAGTTTGACCTGTCATTTCGTCACGAGGAAGTCGACGATATTCTGATGCCAGATACTGAGATCAGTCCATTGAGGCGCTATATAGACGTCCTGTATAAGTTGACTGTGACGGATGGGCGTACAGAACGACGGGTAGTGCCGATGGGAGATCATCAGGAAAAATAGCTTGTCGCTGTGATCCAGGTAAAGTGTCCACTCGCCATCTGTGCAGCGGCTCTGAAAGTCGAGGCCCACAAAAGAACGCCTCGATCAAAAGCATCTTGTGTGAAACTCTTGCTGTCTTATCGATAACGCGTCTGATTTCATCAATTCGTAGAAAATCCTTGGCGCGAGACGACTGACGTTGGATGGTACGACCAGGAATGCCGACCTGCCGAGCTACGGCGGGGCGCGAAAAGCCGCTCAAGTGATAGAGAAGGTTGTTGTCTCGGGTCAGGGTTCGACGGCGCGCCAGACGACGTAGAGCGTCGACATATGCGCTGTTGCCCTTTGAAACATCGAGACGTGGCAGGAGGGCAAAACCGCCCTCCGACTGGATGCAGAAGTCCGAAAAGTCGGCGATTGCCTGCCGGTCGCGCTCAACCGTTGTGCGCATAACCGGCCTCCACGTTATGGATGTTTCGCCAGGGCAAATACCGTTTCTACGTGCCCGCAGGAAATTATTGACAATCGTCGGGAGCTGACGCTCGCTATACAAATCGAAAAGGCTGTACGCTGCGCAATAATCATAGAAGAGAGCAATCGTGAAACATCGAGATCGGACTTGGCCTTCTGCAACGCTCTGTATGAGGAGAGAATAAGCGAAGCGCATTAGATCGATGTCGATGCGCAAAATATCCGCACCGAAGCACAGAACGGGAAGAATGTAGCCATTTTCAGTCCTGATGCTAAATAGCGTCGAATGTCGGACGACAAGTCGTGCCGAATTCAAGCCTTTACGATGAACTCTGGTCATGATCCCGGCTCGTTACATTCGCTAGACTTAAGCGGAATGCTGCGCGGGGGTTCGGTCAAGCGCAAATTTAGCTATCCCCGTTTTCCACAGGGCTTGCCGGGGGTTCTGAGTATCTCGGCTGAGTGACGATTATCAACAAGGTGGAAAGCGCGGTGCACCTGCGCTTCGACGTCGCCGCCGCGCCGGGTCTCGACGAGGCGACGAAGCGCCGCCTCGCCAAGCTCGCTGGCAGCCGGCTCACCGCCGACGGCATCCTCGTCATCTTCGCGCAGCGCCACCGCAGCCAGGAGCGCAACAAGGAGGACGCGCGGGCCCGCCTGCTCGCGCTGATCGCCGAGGCGGCCGAGCGCCCAAAATTCCGGGTCAAGACGCGCCCGTCGCTCTCCGCCAAGCGCAAGCGCGTCGACTCCAAGGTGCAGCGCGGTGCGACGAAGAAGCTGCGGGGCCGGCCGATCGAGTGATTGCGACCGCCGACCGCTGCCG
This Beijerinckiaceae bacterium RH AL1 DNA region includes the following protein-coding sequences:
- a CDS encoding protein of unknown function (ID:RHAL1_00041;~source:Prodigal:2.6), with the protein product MTRVHRKGLNSARLVVRHSTLFSIRTENGYILPVLCFGADILRIDIDLMRFAYSLLIQSVAEGQVRSRCFTIALFYDYCAAYSLFDLYSERQLPTIVNNFLRARRNGICPGETSITWRPVMRTTVERDRQAIADFSDFCIQSEGGFALLPRLDVSKGNSAYVDALRRLARRRTLTRDNNLLYHLSGFSRPAVARQVGIPGRTIQRQSSRAKDFLRIDEIRRVIDKTARVSHKMLLIEAFFCGPRLSEPLHRWRVDTLPGSQRQAIFPDDLPSALPVVLYAHPSQSTYTGRLYSASMD
- a CDS encoding protein of unknown function (ID:RHAL1_00040;~source:Prodigal:2.6), which codes for MHAPEINAFRLARVYRASSHKSVAINETGDILIRSDIDMQGIRLHFVDFHRRIFLYLVDMLSEESRMKGSLGQPIIAAFQGNMLTNTQGVVYYHCARTAFTKIPQEAWELGGCRGEMTSREYAKALLAMSVDAQRTILSAAIGQTLDSLRQILTPKRVRQLTCPALDSLLLSSDDVSSFVVALYRRAEEERMYFSRSEGRDRPAQQERTLIYDAFIFYLADRLILLRPYRTKAFYYDKNGIDQWVMSDATLRIWRSILDTFTAHREDKDNYTLQRKVNGLKVDFLMLLTCSTVRTSDDLSSEMFGDYIAEVRKHGQAKAHTHHVATIYAGMRALAADKSLVPIFANRRKRNFPGRFPWVNVEYTPDTKFLFPLDVLDGYKPTERVIAWADVFANVLPTLETKTISGWHSAITNLLSWLYVNNIQARKLSELRRVDINDSFAVENSMSFRSFLIRRGSSSHYINTCLSRICEIFDRILFAIDPVLLVFI
- a CDS encoding Peptidyl-tRNA hydrolase ArfB (fragment) (source:Prodigal:2.6;~ID:RHAL1_00042), which translates into the protein MTIINKVESAVHLRFDVAAAPGLDEATKRRLAKLAGSRLTADGILVIFAQRHRSQERNKEDARARLLALIAEAAERPKFRVKTRPSLSAKRKRVDSKVQRGATKKLRGRPIE